A region of the Antedon mediterranea chromosome 4, ecAntMedi1.1, whole genome shotgun sequence genome:
GGGcctctgggtttagccagtgagcactaTAGCCGTTATGCCACTGGAATCTCTATGCATGCAGTACATGTAACTGGATGTTAAGCTgtatctacactataaaactagtttgacaaaaaagggaagatgttcccaaatatggtagtgatatgcccaaatatagtagtgatatataTCATCAtggccatatatgggcacatcacaatttgttgtgtagacagagcttaaagatcCTTTTGAGACCAACAACCTGGAtattttcatggtattgttAATGTGAACAGATAAACtttatgtgttttatttttatgtttttgtgtttattattatttataaatgatacacacaaaaacatagtttgcattgttattattatgtaagTTTGTTCCCTTTCTACCAACGCACTAAACTGTAATACTAAGTGCCACGgatataaaatgttcaaaataataattataatgtataaattTCATGCATCATTATGATTAAAAGTGCTATGATATTAAACTATAAACCTGTAATTAAAAGTGCAAATTATTAGAATTTATGCATTTagtattttgttaaattacacCACATTTCCTTGTACTAATGCACTCAGAAATTCTTAGAAATTACCAAATCTGTTTTCACAGACACTTTGTTAATTTGCTAAATGGTAAAatgtgaaattattattttgttgtggttgcttaaaaataaattaaatatattagtaTTAACAACCCAGCTGAAAAATTATTACCAAAGTTTGTCATATGCTGTTGTAACAAATGACAAATATGTCGCCACCTGGTGTTTACACAGTCTTAGACTCACAGCAGTCGTGCTAAACTTACATAACACCTATCAgtacaacaaacaaacacaaattatgCAGTTAATCAATCATTATTGGTACAAACATGCTTTGATTACAAGGATGTTATTGGACACCACAACTTAGTAATCACAACTTACTAATCAAAATAATGTTTGTCGGTGAAACATAGATGGTTTAGGAAGCTTtagataaaaaaagaaatatcattattattaaagtgGTAGTAGTATAATCATAACACCTTGGTATATGATCAGAGAGGTCATGTTTTTGTAGGTTTTCTATCAGGACTAATGCATCTGCAGCATGCTGTCATTATTAAAtagagaatttttttttttcccgaaataaaagatgaatgaatgaatgaattaacaCACCAGCTGTATGTATTCTTGCCATTTCATTGGTTAATTACGTATCACATGTTGTTCAGTATTATTAGTTCTACTGAATGGAATGGTGATATCTAATATTGataattaacaatattaattaacgttttttgtaaacatttggAGAACTTTCTATCGCGCGAGATTGTTGACTGATCAGCGGCAGTCAAAAATTAACCGCCATCATCTGTAACTGCAACCGAATTTAGAGTGTGGCCTAGTTCCCCAGCTTAGCCTAGCCTTCGACAATGATTGGAGATTGATTTAATTTGGTGTAATAGgtgtatatttaaaacaaaatacttaatgttttgtattcgttaaaaggagagaatatttcatttattactGACAATTTCAGAAATTTAAATACTGCAGTTTTATAATTATGGTACGAGGAAACCTTGTGGCTTAAAGGGTCTTTCAGTTACGGTCCAGCGGAAAATCAAAAgcgaacgtcaatgttttgttttcacgacACCATACACGGCAATGTGTCAATCTATATGCGCGTAGTAGCTGCATGAAAACAAGCAGGTGTGGAAGACGCTTTAGACAGGAATTTGAGCATTTAAAGTGACCAATAATCTGTTTGCTCACCATTTCTAGGTCTTTCTTTGTAGCTTCCAAGATTTCTTGTGGCCTTCCTTTTGGCTGTTGATTTCTTTCTTGTATCCGTTTAGTATGTTCCTTAATCTTTTCCAAAAGGTGTCGATCACGATCCAACctgattataaaaaaaacatatctaTTTTCGTATATATAATCATAATACAAGTGGGCTTGATGTTATGAGATAACCAGCATACGTGATTAGAACATCACCCAAGGGAACATGGGATGAGTTAACACTTACGCATGGACACCTATGAATGGAAATTTGTGGTTATCATTAAAGTTGAATAAATGCATAGTCCtagtatcattttttttattctagtCTAATCATCATTAgaattcattatcatcattattaccaTTTTACTATAATTCACGAAATCTATGTGTGTCTGTGTATATCTGTCTGTCCAGCTTTATTCAGAGACTAGGGTCGCACGTTAAGAAGAAGAAATCTGAAGGTCAAATCTAAAAATGTTGGATGTTCCAATCGAGCTTAAACTTGGTTAGAGTAATCCCGAGGATAGACCATGTATTAATCTGATATTAAGGAGGGCGCCACCCAAGATCAtgtgaggtcaaaggtcaaggtaaacttttaaaatttctataataattattataataatgaatttttGTATATACATTAACGAATGAATAAAGATGGGAGAGACCCATAAAagattttttaacaaatttcaaaatttcTCCAATCAAGCTGAAACtttaaaaaggtaaaataaTCGTGACAATATAGTGCAAGTATGAATCTGACAAAtgatgttttaaactacattttaaattttctcTGGGGTGGGTATACTTGCTAGTTTAATCACAATTGTAATAATCATAATGATAttgattatcatcattattatcataatatcaATACAATCATCATTCTAGCAGTATTACCTGGCTGCAGCCTCCATTCTTCTTCTTGTTTCTGGTCTCATTCTGTTCATCATTGCCTCGTGTCTATTCTTCACTTCAACCTTAttcaaaatcaaataataaGTACATTTATATGTTTACCAATACAGTTAACAATATTATGTTACGAAAATctctatttttaattcaatttattcagAATTACCGGCAAcgtttatgttaattttattaagatAAATCATTCTATTCTActacttttatttgttttaaaaattaagtattcacttttattttttaaatgaaattagttCCATGAATTTATGCATAACATAAACacaatattaacaaataaataacaaaatcacCTTAATTCTCTCTTCTTTGCTAATAATCTTCATGTAGTCTGGGTCAGTATCGTACGGTGCCTTGACCGATGGGTCTGTAAAATCTGTCAATCACAAATAATGTAGATATCAGCTGATCAATAAACACCTGTTCTTAAACTACACTTACACAATAAGTGATACGTAATCTGCCGTAAGCTTATGAATGGATGAAAAACAGAAAGTTGGTATGCCCTAAGGGATGGATGACCCGAGAGTATTGATGTTTGATACAATTATGTGAATGAATTTACATAAATATGATAATCTGATAATGTAAACATATCATATTtctaaaagtaaataaatggtATTAATAAGAATTTTTAAGAAACATATGAAAGGGCATAATCCAATGTTACTAAGTCAATAGTTTAAAAACAGTAGCGTACTATAAAGAAATCAATGTTGCTTCCATCTCACACTTTATTATGTAATTCTGTAATTTATAATATGAAAATGGAATTGAGCAATAATAAAATTCACATTGTGTAACATAAAACTGCTGGTTTGGGTCTCATATCGTGTACAATATTACCACAAAATCATTGATCCTATTCCTAAATATTGACAACAGAGCCTAACTTAAGTGAAATCAAATTGACCTGGATTAACTTGTAAGGTCATTTGCTAATGAACATTTATACACACAGTTTAAAGGATGAAAACACAATATTCACTGTATATgagaaatttcatttttaataatatactgtaaatctAAATGCTTATGTTATAGAGTACAACAACTCATTAATAATTACCATCTAGGGCATTGTTCCTGATAGCTCTTATGTAATGTTTACGTTGCAAGGTCCGTGTTTCATCACGCCAGTCTTGAAGGAGTTTGGTGTCCCTAGAAATGAAGTCAAAGATGATGAAAATATTATGCGAGTTGTAGGAGGAAGTTGATGTGCGAGGGAAGCGAGGTTCTGTAGCTAGTCTATAGTAATTAGTAGTATGATTAAAACTCAAAGGATATGTTATTCATATATAAATTCACAGGTATAGAGTCACTCTATGAAATACTGacaattaatttacaaatattatgaAGAGAAGGAAATCTGGAAGAATTAGAAAAAGCTAACCCACAcctgtttatacagtatttcttataatataatatagttaaTTAAGTAACATTTTGTCTGTAATGACTGTGAATGTTATGTGATAGTAAAATCAATATTAATGTTCCATTAAGAACATAATAAATcattcaaaataatttgtaatattccACAGTGAACTTAGTGCATTGAAAATAAGTCTCTGATATGTAAAAAATAGTCaatgaataattaatgttgTGTTTTGCATGAGGaatatcaaataaaatcaatcaatcaaaccgTATGACAAAGTTTAAAATGAGGAATTAAATTTGTCTCAAGCAAATgttctaatttgcatacttaCTTTAACCTTTGTTCAACAACGGATTGTTGTAAGTTGTGTGTTCGTAGTTGGTCATTTCTTAACTCCTCCTGGATTTTTGCTTGCATTGGATTTATTTTTGGTTTAGGTGGCGTTTTCTTTTTTCGTCGCTTCCGTCTGatgaaaataattgattaaagaTATTTCTATTCCATAGACCAGAAAcatgattaatatatttatataaaacaaaaatacattacaCATTGTACGTTTTTTTGTATATTACTATCACTAATTCAAGAAAGGGGAATgtggttgaaataaaatttgtttattatttatcataaaaaatgtactgcagtagtaatatttaaattcatGACAAATCAGAAGTCTGTTTACctaaaacagaaataaataaatgcagaACCACATCaatgttaaactctgtctacactatcaaaaagtgtgatgtgcccatatatggtagttatatgaccaaatatggtaatgatatgacatcatcatgtgcaTATTTGGGACTAtcccatttttttgtcacataaagtttgataaggCTTTATATAAGTTGATTCTGTACTGTACCTATACTTACTTATCTTTGCCTGAGATCCCTAAAGCACCTGCTCTTTTAAATTTCTGATATTGTTTCTGGCGATACTCGTTATAAGATATGTGTTTGTGAAGTGACATGGTCGCTGAGCTTGGACCTTCAACATCTGAAAGGTTACTCATACTGGATTGCAATGATTGTCTGCTGCCTGTCCTGCGCATTCTGTGACTCCATCTCTCTTGATTAGAGATACTAACAAAGTTATCACTATCAGTTGAAGACTCGCCACCCCCTTCTTGTATTCTGAGATTCTCTAATTTCAAGTCTACAACACAAAAAttagtgtattttattttagttcaTTCAATTTTACAATTAACAGACATAAATTAAAAACGGTACAAGAAAACAATATCAACTGAATCAACTGAGGATAGcctaaaaaaatttaatacattttcttgTCCATTGCGGTCCtcaaatacaaaaagaaaaatattgcaaCCTTTTTCAAAAACAACCTTATACAGTTTTACAATTCATAAGAATGAGATAACAGTATGTACAATTGATTAGTgaagttgtggcttggtggttatgatgcttggctaccactccaagggtcttgggttcaagtcccgtcacatgccactcccaaagacttgtaagagactttttttatgtatagcatcttgtgtatatgtttgtattgtgaacctctgagggtccctaatgatcagcaattgatGGATGGATGACcctcaaaaaataaaaattaaagaattaataTACAGGTAAAGGTAATTGTTATATTACAGTAGAAAAACTGTTTACTGAAATACGAATACGGTGACCATATTATTCAAAAAGATAATGAAAATCATGTTGCTAAAAATGcaattcttaaaaaaaaatttccagACAGTTACATCATACGACATACCTTCAATAGAAACTTTTGAGCTTCGCTGCTGGCAAACAGATATCTCACGTAGAAAACGAAGTATTGAATTAACTCCTTGATCGGTAACTTCTTTAGGTGGAAATTCTAAAGGGTTATTTCGTAGGTTTAATCCGGATAGCGTTTTTAAAAAACCTAACAAAGAttacaaataatttcaaataaaaatgaacGAATGAAATTATCAGAATTTACCAGGCACATTATTAGGAAAATGGTGTCTTTTAAATTGGGAAAGTTGAATTGTCTATGTAAGTTTATACATTACTATTGTCTTAAAATGCATGCTGCTGTGtagtaaataaattgaattatcAATTTAAGTTTCTTCATTGCAGGAATTCTATATCAAAATGTCACACCATTGATGAGTACCATATACTGCAAGTGTTAGTGTTCTAATTGCTAAGTACACTGGTGTTACATATGTGACCATTTCTACAGCTTTGGTTTATATCAAAGCTCATGTTACTTACTCAGTTTCATTTGGGTTAAGATTTATGTAACttcaaatttatacaaaatagaGATGGAAATTAGTCAATTAGCAACGAAGTCTTAATTAATGAGGGTTTAGTagttgttaatattatttatataatatattccaCAAACAATGTTGTCTCAATGCACTGTGGACTTAACTGTTACACTTTTAAACAACATGCTACTCCTCTAAAGGTCACGTCATGTTAATGCTACCAACTACGGCGCTTATTCCACGACAGTGGCTGTAGTGTGAGCTAGTACAACGAGGTAACCCGGGCCCTACTCATAtcaaaagatgtactaagttctttaaagtgcacatacattttttttgtacactggacctacggtttataatccttatccgagaagactcgttctaccgcCAGAACTATGGAGCGAGTGCCTAGAACCCTTGCCGATGATATTGCTAAGGGTTACGGTTatactgtcttaaccgctcggccactcactcatgTTGCTGTTGCAAAGAAattgatgatattaataatatagatatataatttAGAAGTAGAAGAAGAAAACATGTCATATTGGTACTACTGTAGTAGCTTGGCTCTTATACTAGTAGTGTATTACTGTACCTAATTCAACAGGTAGCATTGAAATTTGATTGCCTTCGATGAGGAGTGTCTTCAAGTGTCTAAAAAGCAAAGAATAGAGCAAATGGCTGGCTGTTATTGGTGACTTACAGGTAAACCAAGAGTATCTGACAAATTTAGTAGAAAAGTTGGCAATATCcatcaataaaaaagaaatgaattcTATCATACTTATGCTCCCCAATAGATGGAGGTAATTCTTGAAGTTGATTGTTTCGAAGGTCTAACCACCGCAGATTTGGCAAGCTTTCAAATAAGGTACTTGGAAGTTCTGTTAACTTGTTTCCTTCAAGATAAAGGACCtagataaaaaaacaataagaaaatattatttggtTTCGGGAGAATTTTTGGCTTCAGTGAGTTCAAGGAAATTCTGCTTTTCCCCCCAGGTTTTGTCTTCAGTGTCTTCTTGCCTGTATTCTTCTGTACTTTTCATGCTTCCTTTTACCTCATGTTTTATGTAATTGTTCTGTTTCTTTTTGGCATATCATCCCTTAATTTGTTGCATAAAAACtgttaatttaattgattactGTATGAGTTAAGAGAATTAAGCATAAATTTGATGAAGTGACTTATACCTCAATTTTGTCAAGTTCCAGCAATTCTTCAGGAAAGTAAATCATTCCTTTTCCAGCTAAATCAACACTTGTTGCCCCAACGGCCTTACAACTTATAATTATGTTCAAAACATCTTCTTCCCAATCCTCTAACTTTGCTAAACATGATGATGTAGTAATGTGAGAACATGTATCAGAAGAGACAACTCCTGATGTGTTCTCATCTGTCATGTCCATCGTGGTTGTTCTTTTCTGCAAAATAAAAGAGTATCAATCATGCCATCGCCGCTCGGCATGGACCAACAATGGtatctttgtttttaaataaagcttggctatactatgtatatgatatcctaatataggcctacgttttTGTATGAGTTGATgctatatattttatagaaatacCTAGGCCTGATGGTGAAATACGTAGGCCTACGCCTAATGTCTTTATCTGGAAACCTGACTGGCACTTCTCAAAAGAGTTGGTGGAGCATAACAATCAAATGAtaatggctaggcctaggcccgggTCTAGCTAGCCTAAACTTAAACCTatactttttgaaaaaaaatgaaaatgaatacgCTATATAACACAAAGAAAGCAATCTTTTACAATTACATTTGATAATCGTACTTACAGCattgttatatattaattaaataagccTGCATTGTCCAGATTTGAAACACTATCTTAACTAAAAAAAGAGCAGCAAAAGCTTGTAATATCTCAGCAACAGACTGTCAAGGTTCATTGGGATATTCCAATTACCATTTGGGAATGTTACACAACATTGTAGTCtctaaatattgaaaattaattaaataacatttataaacatttaaatatattacaataaatgtttaataacactaaagttaaataaattaagcgattttataatgtataaactgtattttgattttttttttgtttaggaACCTTCCATTTTATTTTCGGCAATAAACATCCAGGAGATATAAATGAGAAAAACAATCATTTTGTGCATGGGCATTGAATATGGCAAGCAAGGAAGTACTGTATGTGGAATTGggcctacatttaaaatgttgatttaGACGATTTTCATTTTAATGGATTTGTATTTAGTGGATATACTATTGAAAAAggttaattattaaatatttttacgtAGTTGCAAATTAAACAATGATATTATGAAGATACCAGCTGCAGAAAACAGGAAGCGGTAAGTTCAATTTCAATTGACCTACTCTGACACAATAGCACTCTCTCCTCCAAGGGCCATACAGCAATAGAAGGAATCAACCAACATTACCAGTAGGCCTAACCTTTTATTATTTGTACAGGTCTATTATAGAAAACTTTTATTTGTACTAATTTATATCTGTACTTTGATTAAACAGTGACTGAACGGCAACACACAACCACACATGCATGCAAGAGTGTTCAGGatgaaacaataaattaaatgatgacTTGACGACTAACATTATACGATTcagaaaatattttgtaaaaaatgacGGTATCACAACCCTTGTTGGTTTATGAGCATGTGTAGATGATTGATACGCTCTATTGCTTCATTTGATTGCATTATTTGTGCAAACCAAAATTccctttaaataaaaatttcaccagtttaaaaaaaatcagactAGGCATGCTGTACAGTAGGTCTAATTATACTGTAATGATTACTAATACTATAATAAATTACCAACTCCAAACACCAcaagaaatgtgtagcaatgaATTATACCATCTTGTTGATTGACCTGTCCAAGCTCTCGGTCAAACCTCAGTGTCCATACCTCCACTGAGCAGTAATCATTTTCACTCTCTGATGCGTAATCACTTTTATTGATGTGATAATCAGTGGACTGTTGGTTGATGTCAATTACGTGTCGTGATCATCATGCACACCTCTGAATTTAAAACAGCATGTCACTGTCAGTTacttttattctatttttttttggaatattttataaaatacagAAAATCTAGATGATTTTTTGTCAGTTTTATTcttattgtttttaacatctttaaaaaaatgcataattatgtacagtacttgAACAAAGTATACAGTTTACAGTAATGCAAAATGTGGTAtgagaaaataagtaaaaactAACTCATAAGTTCTTCATGTAGGCTTAATTTACAGTGGTAGGAGTGcacaaacatattttataaatttgatgttataaattataatatgcaTACAATTTGAATTGAGACTAGACATTGATGTCTTGATATCAAATTGAAGAGCGGCATAGTTTAGATTTATGGTTGGTATTCTGTGCTTAAAgtctatttataaatatttttaatgatttaaatcaagaaaatatatgtattatttgtggaaaATCAATAAACAACACTTAACAAAATACAACTGTAGTCTTGCTTAATGTTGGGGTGACTTTTTCTGACCATATAATATTCTTCCTATCGACTTGTAATTCATAAATAACAGTAAAAATTGAGTAACTGCAGTATGCAGTGGCTACTGATTTATTGAAGTGAAATAACAATTCAGTGAGGGTTTTTTCTTCTAAACAAAGACTTAATTTTGAGGTGTTTGATGTGGCATATTTAGACTGTAATAATCCTGTAATTGTATAGACAGCCTTTCAATGACCCCATTGTCTTCAATAAGCAATGCTCTATgcttaaatattcattttaaaatacttCCTTTATAAAATGCACTACATAATTAATCCCTACTACTGTACCTTGTTAAACTGTTGAAAATTGAAGCTTCCAGTAACTTTTCTGTAATTACCATTGTTCTTAACCttttatactactgtatgaAAAAGCATGTACAatttttatgttattaatttgtaatttttactaaaaaaaagttcatttataattatacagtgGTTAATCAAATTTAAGgattttttatttactgtatatcctctggtataatctgACCCCCATAGAAAACAAAATCGGTCCGACTTTTGAGGGTGGGAATATACATGTGGAAACCCTGGCACAGGAAAAATAAACGACTGGCATTTTGGCAAGCATTTCTTGAAAAACTCATatgaactggctagagagaggccaACATGCAgatcaaaagtcaatactgCGACTACAGTATACCCGGGGatataaagtatataattatGTTCTTTGTAATAATTGAGTACTTGATTGAacataaatcataaataatgtactgtattatgatTTTAATCATTTGCTGTGTAATAAGTATCTGCAAA
Encoded here:
- the LOC140048031 gene encoding uncharacterized protein encodes the protein MDMTDENTSGVVSSDTCSHITTSSCLAKLEDWEEDVLNIIISCKAVGATSVDLAGKGMIYFPEELLELDKIEVLYLEGNKLTELPSTLFESLPNLRWLDLRNNQLQELPPSIGEHKHLKTLLIEGNQISMLPVELGFLKTLSGLNLRNNPLEFPPKEVTDQGVNSILRFLREISVCQQRSSKVSIEDLKLENLRIQEGGGESSTDSDNFVSISNQERWSHRMRRTGSRQSLQSSMSNLSDVEGPSSATMSLHKHISYNEYRQKQYQKFKRAGALGISGKDKRKRRKKKTPPKPKINPMQAKIQEELRNDQLRTHNLQQSVVEQRLKDTKLLQDWRDETRTLQRKHYIRAIRNNALDDFTDPSVKAPYDTDPDYMKIISKEERIKVEVKNRHEAMMNRMRPETRRRMEAAARLDRDRHLLEKIKEHTKRIQERNQQPKGRPQEILEATKKDLEMAKTLHLEVNSRQKELEYRFKAFTGDASHSPAFPNRF